From Macaca fascicularis isolate 582-1 chromosome 14, T2T-MFA8v1.1, a single genomic window includes:
- the LOC102138525 gene encoding olfactory receptor 10A6, whose product MTSLLKMKRQNQSSVVEFILLGFSNFPELQGQLFGVFLVIYLATLIGNAIIIVIISLDQNLHVPMYLFLLNLSVVDLSFSTVIMPEMLVVLSTEKTTISFGGCFAQMYFILLFGGAECFLLGAMAYDRFAAICHPLNYQMIMNKGVFMKLVIFSWALGFMLGTVQTSWVSSFPFCGLNEINHISCETPAVLELACADTFLFEIYAFTGTFLIILVPFLLILLSYIRILFAILKIPSTTGRQKAFSTCASHLTSVTLFYGTANMTYLQPKSGYSPETKKLMSLSYSLLTPLLNPLIYSLQNSEMKRALMKLWRRRVVLHTI is encoded by the coding sequence ATGACTTCattactgaaaatgaaaagacaaaatcaaaGCTCTGTGGTTGAATTCATCCTCTTGGGTTTTTCTAACTTTCCTGAGCTCCAGGGGCAGCTCTTTGGGGTTTTCCTGGTTATTTATCTGGCGACCCTGATAGGAAATGCCATCATTATAGTCATCATCTCCCTAGACCAGAACCTCCATGTTCCCATGTACCTGTTCCTCCTGAACTTATCTGTGGTGGACCTGAGTTTCAGTACAGTTATTATGCCTGAAATGCTGGTGGtcctctctactgaaaaaactACAATTTCTTTTGGGGGCTGTTTTGCACAGATGTATTTCATCCTTCTTTTTGGTGGGGCTGAATGTTTTCTCCTGGGAGCAATGGCTTATGACCGATTTGCTGCAATTTGTCATCCTCTCAACTACCAAATGATTATGAATAAAGGAGTTTTTATGAAATTAGTTATATTTTCATGGGCCTTAGGTTTTATGTTAGGTACTGTGCAAACGTCATGGGTATCTAGTTTTCCCTTTTGTGGCCTTAATGAAATTAACCATATATCTTGTGAAACCCCAGCAGTGTTAGAACTTGCATGTGCAGACACGTTTTTGTTTGAAATCTATGCATTCACAGGCACCTTTTTGATTATTTTGGTTCCTTTCTTGTTGATACTCCTGTCTTACATTCGAATTCTTTTTGCCATCCTGAAGATTCCATCAACTACTGGGAGACAAAAGGCCTTTTCAACCTGTGCCTCTCACCTCACATCTGTGACCCTGTTCTACGGCACAGCCAATATGACTTATTTACAGCCCAAATCTGGCTACTCACCAGAAACCAAGAAACTGATGTCACTGTCTTATTCACTTCTGACACCTCTGCTGAATCCACTTATCTACAGTCTGCAAAACAGTGAGATGAAGAGGGCTTTGATGAAACTATGGCGAAGGCGAGTGGTTTTACACACAATCTGA